The Rhodococcus triatomae genome includes a window with the following:
- a CDS encoding acyltransferase — protein sequence MTSMWGAPLRTRWRGSRRRDSEQARFLTVASLRWVLANKAYTPWYLVRYYRLAKFKLANPHVILRGMVFLGKRVEIHASPELSRLEIGRWVHIGDGNAIRCHEGSLRIGDKVVFGKDNVVNTYIDIEIGASTLVADWCYICDFDHRMDDVNVPIKDQGIVKGPVRIGPDTWVAAKVTVLRNTRVGRGCVLGAHAVVKGDIPDFSIAVGSPAKAVKNRKAEWEAGAAARAEYIAALEDIARKKATH from the coding sequence ATGACGAGCATGTGGGGCGCACCGTTGCGCACACGGTGGCGTGGTTCGCGACGCCGGGACAGTGAGCAGGCACGTTTCCTGACCGTGGCGTCGTTGCGCTGGGTTCTGGCGAACAAGGCGTACACGCCGTGGTACCTGGTGCGGTACTACCGGCTCGCGAAGTTCAAACTCGCCAACCCGCACGTGATCCTGCGCGGCATGGTGTTCCTGGGCAAGCGGGTGGAGATCCACGCCTCGCCGGAGTTGTCGCGGCTCGAGATCGGGCGGTGGGTCCACATCGGTGACGGCAACGCCATCCGGTGCCACGAGGGTTCGCTGCGGATCGGCGACAAGGTGGTGTTCGGCAAGGACAACGTCGTCAACACCTATATCGACATCGAGATCGGCGCGTCCACGCTGGTTGCCGACTGGTGCTACATCTGCGACTTCGACCATCGCATGGACGACGTGAACGTGCCGATCAAGGACCAGGGCATCGTCAAGGGCCCGGTGCGGATCGGCCCGGACACCTGGGTGGCCGCCAAGGTCACCGTGCTGCGGAACACGCGGGTGGGTCGTGGTTGCGTGCTCGGCGCACACGCCGTGGTCAAGGGGGACATCCCCGACTTCAGTATCGCCGTCGGTTCGCCGGCGAAGGCGGTGAAGAACCGCAAGGCCGAGTGGGAGGCAGGCGCCGCCGCACGGGCCGAGTACATCGCAGCCCTCGAGGACATTGCCCGCAAGAAGGCCACCCACTGA
- a CDS encoding glycosyltransferase family 4 protein, giving the protein MKILIVSWEYPPVVVGGLGRHVHHLATSLAARGHEVVVLSRRPSGTDATTHPTVSRIDEGVLVVAVAEDPPHLLFGEDMLAWTLAMGHAMVRAGVALQKPGVGEGWVPDVVHAHDWLVAHPAIALAEFYDVPLVSTLHATEAGRHSGWLSGRINRQVHSVEWWLAHESDAIITCSASMEDEVTELYGNALAPISVIRNGIDTTAWHFRERAPRGGPAQLLFVGRLEYEKGVQDAIAALPRIRRSHPGTTLAVAGEGTQFEWLAQLARTHRVARAVTFLGNLDHLELLGWLHGADAIVLPSRYEPFGIIALEAAAAGTPLVASTAGGLGEAVVDGETGLSFRPGDVAGLTSAVREVLDDPAAAQQRATAARARLTSEFDWTLVADETALVYSGAKRRVRNPLARPVIPERPLPDRD; this is encoded by the coding sequence ATGAAGATCCTGATCGTCTCCTGGGAGTATCCCCCGGTGGTGGTGGGCGGGCTCGGCCGTCACGTGCACCATCTCGCCACCTCACTGGCCGCCCGCGGCCACGAGGTGGTCGTGCTGTCGCGTCGGCCGTCCGGTACCGACGCCACCACCCACCCCACGGTGAGCCGCATCGACGAGGGAGTCCTCGTCGTCGCCGTCGCCGAGGACCCACCGCACCTGCTCTTCGGTGAGGACATGCTGGCGTGGACCCTGGCGATGGGGCACGCCATGGTGCGGGCCGGTGTCGCCCTGCAGAAGCCGGGCGTCGGCGAAGGCTGGGTCCCCGACGTGGTACACGCACACGACTGGCTGGTCGCGCATCCGGCGATCGCGCTCGCCGAGTTCTACGACGTCCCTCTCGTCTCCACCCTGCACGCGACGGAGGCCGGTCGGCACAGCGGCTGGTTGTCGGGGCGGATCAACCGTCAGGTGCATTCGGTCGAGTGGTGGCTCGCCCACGAGTCGGATGCGATCATCACGTGTTCGGCGTCGATGGAGGACGAGGTCACCGAACTGTACGGCAATGCGCTCGCCCCGATCTCGGTGATCCGCAACGGAATCGACACCACCGCATGGCATTTCCGGGAGCGGGCACCCCGGGGCGGCCCGGCCCAGTTGCTCTTCGTCGGACGGCTCGAGTACGAGAAGGGCGTCCAGGACGCGATCGCCGCGCTGCCCCGGATTCGCCGCAGCCACCCGGGCACCACACTGGCCGTGGCCGGCGAAGGCACCCAGTTCGAATGGCTGGCCCAACTCGCCCGCACTCACCGGGTGGCCCGGGCCGTGACGTTCCTCGGCAATCTCGATCACCTGGAGTTGCTCGGCTGGCTGCACGGCGCGGACGCCATCGTGCTGCCGAGCCGGTACGAGCCGTTCGGCATCATCGCGCTCGAGGCGGCAGCCGCAGGCACGCCGCTCGTCGCGTCCACGGCGGGCGGTCTGGGTGAGGCCGTCGTCGACGGGGAGACGGGCCTGTCGTTCCGGCCCGGCGACGTGGCCGGGCTGACGTCGGCCGTCCGTGAAGTCCTCGACGATCCGGCCGCGGCGCAGCAACGCGCCACCGCGGCCCGGGCGCGGCTGACCTCCGAGTTCGACTGGACGCTCGTCGCCGACGAGACCGCTCTGGTCTACTCGGGTGCCAAGAGACGCGTCCGCAACCCCCTGGCCCGCCCCGTGATCCCCGAACGCCCCCTCCCCGACCGCGACTGA
- a CDS encoding 1,4-alpha-glucan branching protein domain-containing protein has product MFALVLHSHLPWLANHGRWPVGEEWLYQSWAASYLPLVRVLKRLSAEGRSHLLTLGITPVLAAQLDDPHCLDGMHHWLGNWQIRAHEAAGMPDDAHRALGAREHRAAADALTDFEANWRHGASPVLRELLDADAFELLGGPLAHPFQPLLDPRLREYSLTEGLADAKARWNHRPTGIWAPECGYTPGLEHMYSRAGVSHFMVDGPALRGDTSAGRPVRESDVLAFGRDLQVSYRVWSPKSGYPGHAAYRDFHTYDHATGLKPARVTGRTVDSADKAPYDPELAAAAVDRHVADFVETVRTRIRDESARTGRPALVVAAFDTELFGHWWFEGPQWLEKVLRALPEAGVQVGTLADAREHGYVGEPVALEDSSWGSGKDWRVWAGDQVGDLVQLNSEVVATALDVVDKTRESSIVPGLSGPRDRVADQMLREALMTVSSDWAFMVSKDSAAGYARERAHKHAHALREIAAAAAAGRTAVASRLADGWNNADGLFPGLDARRLPPPDRARGTDR; this is encoded by the coding sequence ATGTTCGCCCTGGTACTGCACTCGCACCTACCCTGGCTCGCCAACCACGGGCGATGGCCCGTGGGCGAGGAGTGGCTCTATCAGTCGTGGGCGGCCTCCTACCTGCCCCTCGTCCGGGTGCTGAAGCGGTTGTCCGCCGAGGGCCGCTCCCATCTGCTCACCCTGGGCATCACGCCGGTCCTCGCCGCCCAGCTCGACGACCCGCACTGTCTCGACGGTATGCATCACTGGCTGGGCAACTGGCAGATCCGTGCCCACGAGGCCGCCGGGATGCCCGACGACGCGCACCGTGCGCTCGGGGCCCGCGAGCACCGCGCCGCCGCCGACGCGCTGACCGACTTCGAGGCGAACTGGCGCCACGGCGCCTCCCCGGTGCTGCGCGAGTTGCTCGACGCCGACGCCTTCGAGTTGCTCGGCGGCCCGCTCGCCCACCCGTTCCAGCCGCTCCTCGATCCGCGGCTGCGCGAGTACTCCCTCACCGAGGGCCTCGCCGACGCGAAGGCCCGCTGGAATCACCGGCCCACCGGAATCTGGGCACCCGAATGCGGCTACACGCCGGGCCTGGAACACATGTACTCACGCGCGGGTGTCAGCCACTTCATGGTGGACGGTCCCGCTCTGCGTGGCGACACGTCGGCCGGCCGGCCGGTCCGCGAGAGCGACGTACTCGCCTTCGGCCGGGACCTGCAGGTCAGCTATCGCGTGTGGTCACCGAAATCGGGCTATCCGGGGCACGCGGCCTACCGCGACTTCCACACCTACGACCACGCGACCGGGTTGAAGCCCGCACGGGTCACCGGCCGGACGGTCGATTCGGCGGACAAGGCACCCTACGATCCCGAACTCGCCGCCGCCGCCGTCGACCGGCACGTCGCGGACTTCGTGGAGACCGTGCGGACGCGGATCCGTGACGAGTCGGCGCGTACCGGCCGCCCCGCCCTCGTCGTCGCGGCGTTCGACACGGAACTGTTCGGCCACTGGTGGTTCGAGGGCCCGCAGTGGCTGGAGAAGGTACTGCGGGCGCTTCCCGAGGCAGGCGTGCAGGTCGGGACGCTCGCCGACGCACGGGAGCACGGCTACGTCGGCGAACCCGTCGCGCTCGAGGATTCGTCGTGGGGATCGGGCAAGGACTGGCGGGTGTGGGCCGGAGATCAGGTCGGCGACCTCGTCCAGCTGAACTCCGAGGTCGTCGCCACCGCACTCGACGTGGTCGACAAGACCCGCGAGTCCTCGATCGTTCCCGGGCTGTCGGGGCCGCGCGATCGGGTCGCGGACCAGATGCTGCGTGAGGCGCTGATGACCGTCTCCAGCGACTGGGCGTTCATGGTGAGCAAGGACTCCGCTGCCGGCTACGCCCGCGAACGGGCTCACAAGCACGCGCACGCCCTGCGCGAGATCGCGGCCGCGGCGGCCGCCGGCAGGACTGCGGTCGCGTCGCGACTGGCCGACGGGTGGAACAACGCCGACGGACTCTTCCCGGGCCTCGACGCCCGGCGCCTACCGCCACCGGACCGTGCGAGGGGAACCGACCGATGA
- a CDS encoding class I SAM-dependent methyltransferase, with protein sequence MSDSFVGDHATRAVSTDAPLPLTGERTVPGIPEENYWFRRHEVVYRDLRERCTGRRVLEAGSGEGYGADMIADVAAHVTCVDYDTSAVEHVRARYPRVEMIHGNLAELPLPDASVDTVVNFQVIEHLWDQAQFLRECFRVLRPGGELLVSTPNRITFSPGRDTPLNPFHTRELNADELTELLVDAGFDVAVMTGVHHGERLRALDAKHGGSFIDAQIERALAGQPWPADLSRDVEGITADDFTLREQDIDASLDLVAVAVRAHRFETGEFGAQAP encoded by the coding sequence GTGAGCGATTCATTTGTCGGCGACCACGCGACCCGGGCCGTGTCCACGGACGCGCCCCTCCCCCTGACCGGTGAGCGCACCGTTCCGGGCATCCCCGAGGAGAACTACTGGTTCCGCCGGCACGAGGTCGTCTACCGCGACCTGCGGGAACGCTGCACCGGTCGCCGTGTCCTCGAGGCCGGGTCCGGCGAGGGCTACGGAGCGGACATGATCGCCGACGTCGCCGCCCACGTGACGTGCGTCGACTACGACACCTCGGCGGTCGAACACGTGCGCGCCCGCTACCCGCGGGTGGAGATGATCCACGGAAATCTCGCGGAACTCCCGCTCCCCGACGCCTCGGTCGACACCGTCGTCAACTTCCAGGTCATCGAGCACCTGTGGGATCAGGCACAGTTCCTGCGTGAGTGCTTCCGGGTGCTGCGGCCGGGTGGCGAGTTGCTCGTGAGCACCCCGAACCGCATCACGTTCTCCCCCGGCCGCGACACCCCGCTCAACCCGTTCCACACCCGCGAGCTGAACGCCGACGAACTCACCGAACTACTCGTCGACGCCGGGTTCGACGTGGCGGTCATGACCGGCGTCCACCACGGCGAGCGGCTGCGCGCCCTCGACGCCAAGCACGGCGGCTCGTTCATCGACGCGCAGATCGAACGTGCACTCGCCGGACAGCCGTGGCCCGCGGACCTGTCCAGGGACGTCGAAGGCATCACCGCGGACGACTTCACGCTGCGGGAGCAGGACATCGACGCGAGTCTCGATCTCGTGGCCGTCGCGGTCAGGGCGCACCGGTTCGAGACGGGCGAGTTCGGGGCGCAGGCACCGTGA
- a CDS encoding electron transfer flavoprotein subunit beta/FixA family protein: MTNIVVLIKQVPDTWSERKLTDGDFTLDREAADAVLDEINERAVEEALLIKEAQGGEVIVLSVGPDRATDAIRKALSMGADKAVHVNDPALHGSDGIQTAWTLAAALGQIEFDNGEAAELVIAGNEATDGRVGAVPAIVAEYLGLPQLTQLRKLTVADGAITGERETDEGVFGLEAALPAIVSVTEKINEPRFPSFKGIMAAKKKEVKVLTLADLGVDPETVGVANAATSVTASTPKPPRTAGERIVDEGDGGNKIAEYLVGQKVI; the protein is encoded by the coding sequence ATGACGAACATCGTTGTTTTGATCAAGCAGGTTCCCGACACGTGGTCGGAGCGCAAGCTCACCGACGGTGACTTCACGCTCGACCGCGAAGCGGCCGACGCGGTGCTCGACGAGATCAACGAGCGCGCCGTCGAGGAAGCGCTGCTGATCAAGGAAGCGCAGGGCGGCGAGGTCATCGTGCTGTCCGTCGGCCCCGACCGCGCGACCGATGCGATCCGTAAGGCGCTGTCCATGGGTGCCGACAAGGCCGTCCACGTCAACGACCCGGCCCTGCACGGTTCCGACGGAATCCAGACCGCGTGGACGCTGGCAGCGGCCCTCGGCCAGATCGAGTTCGACAACGGCGAGGCTGCCGAGTTGGTCATCGCCGGCAACGAGGCCACCGACGGCCGCGTGGGCGCCGTGCCCGCGATCGTCGCCGAGTACCTGGGCCTGCCGCAGCTCACCCAGCTGCGGAAGCTGACCGTCGCGGACGGTGCGATCACCGGTGAGCGCGAGACCGACGAGGGCGTCTTCGGCCTCGAGGCCGCACTTCCGGCCATCGTGAGCGTCACCGAGAAGATCAACGAGCCGCGCTTCCCCTCCTTCAAGGGCATCATGGCCGCGAAGAAGAAGGAAGTGAAGGTTCTCACCCTCGCCGACCTCGGCGTCGATCCGGAGACCGTGGGTGTCGCGAACGCCGCCACCTCCGTGACGGCATCCACGCCCAAGCCTCCCCGCACCGCTGGTGAGCGCATCGTCGACGAGGGCGACGGCGGCAACAAGATCGCCGAGTACCTCGTGGGCCAGAAGGTCATCTGA
- a CDS encoding electron transfer flavoprotein subunit alpha/FixB family protein: MAEVLVLVEHAEGALKKVSTELLTAARTLGEPSAVVTGPAGTADKLADALAAAGAEKIYVAEGDEIEGFLVTPKVDVLAGLVESVSPAAVLTAASIEGKEVSGRLAARIGSGLLVDVVEVKPDASVVHSIFGGAYTVDAKANGDVPVISVRPGAVEAQPQAGAGEKVTVEVPAQEDGAVKVTSREPIVGGDRPELTEATIVVSGGRGVGSEDKFHEVVEPLADSLGAAVGASRAAVDSGYYPGQFQVGQTGKTVSPQLYVALGISGAIQHRAGMQTSKTIVAVNKDEEAPIFEIADYGIVGDLFNVAPQLTEAVKKHKG, from the coding sequence ATGGCAGAAGTACTGGTGCTCGTCGAGCACGCAGAGGGTGCGCTCAAGAAGGTCAGCACCGAACTCCTCACCGCGGCACGGACTCTCGGTGAGCCGTCCGCAGTGGTCACCGGGCCGGCCGGCACCGCCGACAAGCTCGCCGACGCGCTCGCTGCTGCGGGCGCCGAGAAGATCTACGTCGCCGAGGGCGACGAGATCGAGGGCTTCCTCGTGACCCCGAAGGTCGACGTCCTCGCCGGACTCGTCGAGTCGGTGTCCCCGGCCGCCGTCCTCACCGCCGCGAGCATCGAGGGCAAGGAGGTGTCGGGCCGCCTCGCCGCCCGCATCGGTTCGGGCCTGCTCGTCGACGTCGTCGAGGTCAAGCCGGACGCCTCCGTCGTCCACTCGATCTTCGGTGGCGCCTACACGGTCGACGCCAAGGCCAACGGCGACGTCCCGGTCATCTCGGTTCGCCCGGGTGCCGTCGAGGCGCAGCCGCAGGCCGGTGCCGGCGAGAAGGTGACCGTCGAGGTGCCCGCGCAGGAAGACGGCGCCGTCAAGGTCACCTCGCGTGAGCCCATCGTCGGTGGCGACCGTCCGGAGCTCACCGAGGCCACCATCGTGGTCTCCGGTGGCCGTGGCGTCGGTTCCGAGGACAAGTTCCACGAGGTCGTCGAGCCGCTCGCCGACTCGCTCGGTGCCGCCGTCGGTGCGTCCCGCGCCGCCGTCGACTCCGGCTACTACCCGGGCCAGTTCCAGGTCGGGCAGACCGGCAAGACCGTGTCGCCGCAGCTGTACGTCGCGCTCGGCATCTCCGGTGCCATCCAGCACCGGGCCGGCATGCAGACCTCGAAGACCATCGTCGCCGTGAACAAGGACGAGGAAGCCCCGATCTTCGAGATCGCGGACTACGGCATCGTCGGCGACCTGTTCAACGTGGCGCCGCAGCTCACCGAGGCAGTCAAGAAGCACAAGGGCTGA